CTCTGATGCCGGAGGGGGTGGCGCTCGTCGCGGTGGGAAGCCATGCGCGGCGCGAGCTGACGCCCGGCGGCGACCTCGACCTCGTCCTGCTGCATCGCGGCCTGGCCGGCGTCGCGGCGATCGCCGACCGCGTCTGGTACCCGGTCTGGGACTCCGGGCTGCGGCTCGACCACTCCGTCCGCACCGTCGCCGAGGCCCGGACCGTGGCGAGAGGCGACATGAAGGCCGCCCTCGGCCTGCTGTCGGCGCGCCGCGTCGCCGGAGACCAGGCCCTCGTGGACGAGCTGCGCGCCGCCGTCCTCGCCGACTGGCGCGCGGACGCGCCGTTCCGGCTGGCCGAGCTGGCGGCGATGTGCCGCGAACGCTGGGAGACGCACGGCGAGCTGGCGTTCCTGCTCGAACCCGACCTGAAGGAGGCCCACGGCGGGCTGCGGGACGTCCACGTCATGCACGCCGTCGCGGCGTCCTGGGTGGCCTCCGCCCCGGACGCCAGGGTGCGCGCCGCCCACGACCTCCTCCTCGACATCCGGCATGCCCTCCACGAGGTCACCGGCCGCTCCACCGACCGCCTCGTCCTCCAGGAACAGGAGGCCGTGGCTCGCGCGCTCGGCCTTCCGGACGCCGACGTCCTGCAACGCTCGATCGCCGAGGCCGCGCGCACCGTCACCTACCAGGCGTCCCACCTGTGGCGCCGCGTCGAGAACTTCACCCGGGCCAAGCACCGGCAGCCCCCCGGCGTGCCGCAGGGCGCGGGCCGGCGCGGCGTGGAGCGCAGGCCGGTCGGGGACGGCGCCGTCGAGCACGAGGGCGAGGTCGTCCTCGCCCGGAACGCCGATCTGAACGACCCGGCCCTCGTCCTGCGCGTCGCCGCGGCCGCCGCCCAGACGGGCCTGCCGCTCGCCCCCGCCACGGTCGCCCGGCTCGCCGAGCACGCCGCCCTCCCGCCCGTCCCCTGGCCCGCCGAGGCCCGCGACGCGCTCGTGTCCCTGCTCGGCGCCGGTCCCGCCGCCATCGCCGTGTGGGAGGCCCTCGACCAGGCAGGACTGATCGTCCGGCTGCTGCCCGACTGGGAGCGCGTCCGCAACCGCCCGCAGCGCAACCCCGTCCACCGCTTCACCGTCGACCGCCACCTCGTCGAGACCGCCGCGGGCGCCGCCGCCCTGACCCGCGAGGTGGCCCGTCCGGACCTGCTCCTGGTCGGCGCCCTCCTGCACGACATCGGCAAGGGCCTGCCCGGCGACCACTCCACCTCCGGCGCCGTCGTCGCCCGCGACATCGGCGCCCGCCTCGGCTTCCCGGAGGAGGACCTCCGCGTCCTCGAGACCGTCGTCCGGCACCACCTGCTGCTCCCCGAGACCGCCACCCGCCGCGACATCGACGACCCCGTGACCGTCCAGACCGTCACCGCCGCCGTGTCCGGCGCGCCCGGCCGCGAGCGCGAGGTCGTCGACCTCCTCGCCGCCCTCGCCGTCGCCGACGGCGGCGCCACCGGCCCCGCCGCCTGGGGCGCCTGGAAGGCCGGCCTCGTCGCCGAACTCGCCCGCCGCGCCGCCGCCGCGCTCTCCGGCGGCACGCCCCCGCCCGCTCCCGCGCTCGCCGCCGACCACCTCGCCCTGGCCCGCCACGACGGCGCCGCCGTCCGCGTGACGGGCTCCCGGATCACCATCGCCGCCCCCGACCGGCCGGGACTGCTCTGGCGCGCCGCCGGCGTCCTCGCCCTGCACCGCCTGGCCGTGAAGACCGCGCGCACGATCTCCTCGCCGGCGGCCCCGTCGGCCCAGACGGCGGTGCTCGACTTCACGGCCGTCCCCGAGTACGGGACCCCGCCGGACCCGGCCGGCCTGGAGGCGGACCTGCGGCGGATGCTCGCCGGGCGCCTCGACGTTGCCGAGCGCCTCGAACGGCGGGCGCGGTCCGTCCGGATCCGGCCCGGCGTCACGGTGCCGCCCCCGCGCGTCACGATCGTGGACGACGCGTCGCGGACCGCCACCGTCGTCGAGGTCCGCGCGCACGACCGCCCCGGCCTCCTGTGGCGCGTCGGGCAGGCGCTCGGATCCTGCGGCCTGCAGGTCCGCGCGGCCCAGGTGGACACCCTCGGCGCCGAGGCCGTGGACGTCTTCTACACGGTCGACGAACACGGCCGTCCGCTCGACGACCCCGACGCGCTGGCCGCCGTCCGGACCCGGGTCCTGAGAGCCCTTCACTGAACGGGTTCCCGGAGGGGGCGGGGCTCGCCCGGCGACCCGATACGCTGATAGGCGATCCCAAAAGCTTTCCAAGGACGGTCCAGACACGTGTTCGAGACGCTCTCCGACCGGTTGACGACGGTCTTCTCGTCGCTGCGCAGCAAGGGCCGGCTCTCCGAGGCCGACATCAACGCGACCGCCCGCGAGATCCGGATCGCGCTCCTTGAGGCCGACGTCGCGCTCCCCGTGGTCAAGGACTTCATCGCGCAGATCAAGGAGCGGGCGCAGGGCTCGGAGGTCTCGCAGGCGCTGAACCCGGCGCAGCAGGTCGTCAAGATCGTCAACGAGGAGCTCATCACCATCCTCGGCGGCGAGACCCGGCGGATCCGGCTGGCCAAGACCCCGCCGACCGTGATCATGCTCGCGGGCCTGCAGGGCGCCGGCAAGACCACCCTCGCCGGCAAGCTGGCCCGCTGGCTGAAGCAGGAGGGCCACACGCCGATGCTGGTGGCGGCCGACCTCCAGCGTCCCAACGCCGTCCAGCAGCTCCAGGTCGTCGGCGAGCGGGCCGGGGTCCCGGTGTTCGCTCCCGAGCCCGGCAGCGGCGTCGGCGACCCGGTCGACGTGGCGCGCCGCTCGATCGACCAGGCCCGGCACGCCCAGCACGACGTCGTCGTCATCGACACCGCCGGCCGCCTCGGCATCGACGCCGAGATGATGCAGCAGGCCGTCGACATCCGCGACGCCGTCCAGCCCGACGACATCCTGTTCGTCGT
The sequence above is a segment of the Actinomadura coerulea genome. Coding sequences within it:
- a CDS encoding [protein-PII] uridylyltransferase encodes the protein MSDALMPEGVALVAVGSHARRELTPGGDLDLVLLHRGLAGVAAIADRVWYPVWDSGLRLDHSVRTVAEARTVARGDMKAALGLLSARRVAGDQALVDELRAAVLADWRADAPFRLAELAAMCRERWETHGELAFLLEPDLKEAHGGLRDVHVMHAVAASWVASAPDARVRAAHDLLLDIRHALHEVTGRSTDRLVLQEQEAVARALGLPDADVLQRSIAEAARTVTYQASHLWRRVENFTRAKHRQPPGVPQGAGRRGVERRPVGDGAVEHEGEVVLARNADLNDPALVLRVAAAAAQTGLPLAPATVARLAEHAALPPVPWPAEARDALVSLLGAGPAAIAVWEALDQAGLIVRLLPDWERVRNRPQRNPVHRFTVDRHLVETAAGAAALTREVARPDLLLVGALLHDIGKGLPGDHSTSGAVVARDIGARLGFPEEDLRVLETVVRHHLLLPETATRRDIDDPVTVQTVTAAVSGAPGREREVVDLLAALAVADGGATGPAAWGAWKAGLVAELARRAAAALSGGTPPPAPALAADHLALARHDGAAVRVTGSRITIAAPDRPGLLWRAAGVLALHRLAVKTARTISSPAAPSAQTAVLDFTAVPEYGTPPDPAGLEADLRRMLAGRLDVAERLERRARSVRIRPGVTVPPPRVTIVDDASRTATVVEVRAHDRPGLLWRVGQALGSCGLQVRAAQVDTLGAEAVDVFYTVDEHGRPLDDPDALAAVRTRVLRALH